A genomic region of Danio aesculapii chromosome 21, fDanAes4.1, whole genome shotgun sequence contains the following coding sequences:
- the LOC130214274 gene encoding urokinase plasminogen activator surface receptor-like, with translation MEILEHSMLPSFSGMPMHVSTSQCKPTFCTHYNVLVVEEEDKGGVTTKVKAKDCSTSCAAGSMNLGILMMSSECCSSDLCNVQDTADPGTGSLNGNTCYSCDGNSCSNVLKCSGSEDRCIKATGTFSGQTTVVKGCASKSICDATSVSSVQGISCCSGNLCNGAKSVTQSFLILCFPLIAFILML, from the exons atggagattttggagcacagtatgctgccttctttttcaGGAATGCCCATGCATGTTTCAACAAGTCAATGCAAacccacattctgcacacattacaacgTCCTGgttgtggaggaagaggataaag GTGGCGTTACTACTAAAGTGAAAGCTAAAGATTGTTCCACTAGTTGTGCAGCTGGATCCATGAACCTCGGCATTTTAATGATGTCTTCTGAGTGCTGTAGCAGTGACCTGTGTAACGTCCAAGACACTGCAG atcCCGGCACTGGCTCTCTCAATGGAAACACGTGTTACTCTTGTGATGGGAACAGCTGCTCAAATGTTCTGAAATgttcaggcagtgaagatcgctgcaTCAAAGCAACAG GGACTTTCAGCGGCCAGACCACAGTCGTAAAAGGATGTGCCTCTAAATCTATTTGTGATGCCACATCAGTCAGTAGTGTTCAGGGCATCTCCTGTTGTTCAGGGAATCTGTGTAACGGAGCTAAAAGTGTGACTCAGAGCTTTCTGATCCTCTGTTTTCCTCTGATCGCCTTCATCCTGATGCTCTGA
- the LOC130214739 gene encoding phospholipase A2 inhibitor and Ly6/PLAUR domain-containing protein-like: MDLQISVFLLFVLISAGHSLRCYQCAGSSCTQTTCSTGVSSCIASTGYYSGIKTTYKGCYDFTNCPTGSINLGITKSSSYCCSSDLCNAQDSADPNTNVPNGKKCYYCDGQDCSKTLSCSVTEDRCISESGNIGNQSLIFKGCISNSFCNITGSISFLANSTCCSGNLCNGAKSVTQSLSFLCYFLPSFILMLCIHI; this comes from the exons ATGGATCTGCAAATCTCAGTTTTTCTTCTGTTCGTTCTCATCAGCGCAG GACACTCTCTCCGCTGTTATCAGTGTGCTGGTAGCTCCTGTACACAGACCACATGCAGCACTGGAGTTTCCAGCTGCATCGCTTCAACAGGTTATTATA gtggCATCAAAACTACATATAAAGGTTGTTATGACTTTACTAACTGTCCAACCGGGTCCATCAACCTCGGCATCACAAAGTCCTCTTCTTACTGTTGCTCCAGCGATCTCTGTAATGCGCAAGATTCTGCAG ATCCCAACACTAACGTCCCCAATGGAAAGAAATGTTATTATTGTGACGGACAGGACTGCTCAAAGACACTGAGCTGTTCGGTAACTGAAGACCGCTGCATTTCAGAATCAG GAAACATCGGAAACCAGTCACTGATTTTCAAAGGTTGCATCTCCAATTCTTTTTGCAATATCACAGGATCCATTTCTTTTCTTGCTAACAGCACATGCTGTTCAGGAAACCTGTGCAATGGAGCTAAAAGTGTCACTCAGAGTTTGTCGTTCCTTTGCTATTTTCTGCCCTCCTTCATCCTGATGCTCTGCATACACATTTAA